A genomic region of Prionailurus viverrinus isolate Anna chromosome D4, UM_Priviv_1.0, whole genome shotgun sequence contains the following coding sequences:
- the TBC1D13 gene encoding TBC1 domain family member 13 isoform X1, whose amino-acid sequence MSSLHKSRIADFQDVLKEPTIALEKLRELSFSGIPCEGGLRCLCWKILLNYLPLERASWTSILAKQRELYSQFLREMIIQPGIAKANMGVSREDVTFEDHPLNPNPDSRWNTYFKDNEVLLQIDKDVRRLCPDISFFQRATEYPCLLILDPQNEFETLRKRVEQTTLKSQTVARNRSGVTNMCSPHKNSTPSSLNEYEVLPNGCEAHWEVVERILFIYAKLNPGIAYVQGMNEIVGPLYYTFATDPNSEWKEHAEADTFFCFTNLMAEIRDNFIKSLDDSQCGITYKMEKVYSTLKDKDMELYLKLQEQNIKPQFFAFRWLTLLLSQEFLLPDVIRIWDSLFADDNRFDFLLLVCCAMLILIREQLLEGDFTVNMRLLQDYPITDVCQILQKAKELQDSK is encoded by the exons ATGTCGAGTCTGCACAAGAGCAG GATTGCAGATTTCCAGGATGTCCTGAAGGAGCCCACGATCGCTTTGGAAAAGCTTCGGGAACTCAGTTTTAGTG GCATCCCCTGTGAGGGCGGACTTCGGTGCCTCTGCTGGAAG ATTCTCTTGAACTACCTCCCCTTGGAGAGAGCCTCATGGACCTCCATTCTGGCCAAGCAGAG GGAGCTGTATTCTCAGTTCCTGAGGGAAATGATTATCCAACCTGGCATTGCCAAGGCCAACATGGGTGTGTCCAGGGAGGATGTGACCTTTGAGGACCAT CCACTCAACCCCAACCCCGACAGCCGCTGGAACACATACTTCAAGGACAACGAGGTGCTGCTGCAAATCGACAAAGACGTCCG GAGGTTGTGCCCAGATATATCTTTCTTCCAGAGAGCCACCGAGTACCCCTGCCTCCTTATCCTGGACCCCCAGAATGAGTTTGAGACCCTTCGTAAACGGGTGGAACAGACGACGCTGAAATCGCAGACAGTGGCCCGGAACCGGAGCGGAGTCACAAAT ATGTGCTCCCCACACAAGAACTCCACGCCCTCTTCCCTGAACGAGTATGAGGTGCTGCCCAACGGCTGCGAGGCCCACTGGGAGGTGGTGGAGCGCATCCTGTTCATCTACGCCAAGCTCAATCCCGGCATCGCTTACGTGCAGGGCATGAACGAGATCGTGGGGCCCCTCTACTATACCTTTGCCACCGACCCCAACAGCGAGTGGAAAG AGCACGCCGAGGCGGACACCTTTTTCTGCTTCACCAACCTCATGGCTGAGATCCGGGACAACTTCATCAAGAGCCTGGATGACTCACAGTGTGGCATCACCTACAAGATGGAAAAGGTGTACTCCACCTTGAAGGATAAAGACATGGAACTCTACCTGAAACTG CAAGAGCAGAACATCAAGCCCCAGTTCTTTGCCTTCCGCTGGCTGACACTGCTGCTGTCCCAGGAGTTCTTGCTGCCTGACGTCATCCGTATCTGGGACTCCCTCTTCGCCGACGACAACCGCTTCGACTTCCTCCTCCTGGTGTGCTGTGCCATGCTCAT ACTGATCCGGGAGCAGCTGCTGGAAGGGGACTTCACCGTAAACATGCGGCTCCTGCAG GATTACCCCATCACAGATGTCTGCCAGATCCTTCAGAAAGCCAAGGAACTCCAAGACTCCAAGTAG
- the ENDOG gene encoding endonuclease G, mitochondrial: MRALRAGLTLALGAGLGAAAEGWRWRRRADARAAPGLLGRLPVLPVAAAAELPAVPAKPGTPAGGGPGELAKYGLPGLAQLKSRESYVLCYDPRTRCALWVVEQLRPERLCGDGDRRSCDFREDDSVHAYHRATNADYRGSGFDRGHLAAAANHRWSQKAMDDTFYLSNVAPQVPHLNQNAWNNLEKYSRSLTRTYQNVYVCTGPLFLPRTEADGKSYVKYQVIGKNHVAVPTHFFKVLILEAAGGQIELRSYVMPNAPVDEAVPLERFLVPIESIERASGLLFVPNILARAGSLKAVTAGSK; the protein is encoded by the exons ATGCGGGCGCTGCGGGCCGGCCTGACCCTGGCGCTGGGCGCGGGGCTGGGCGCGGCGGCCGAGGGctggcggtggcggcggcgggcggACGCGAGGGCGGCGCCGGGGCTCCTGGGCCGGCTGCCCGTGCTGCCcgtggcggcggcggccgagcTGCCCGCGGTGCCCGCGAAGCCCGGGACCCCGGCGGGCGGCGGCCCCGGCGAGCTGGCCAAGTACGGGCTGCCGGGGCTGGCGCAGCTCAAGAGCCGCGAGTCGTACGTGCTGTGCTACGACCCGCGCACCCGCTGCGCGCTCTGGGTGGTCGAGCAGCTGCGGCCCGAGCGGCTCTGCGGCGACGGCGACCGCCGCTCGTGCGACTTCCGCGAGGACGACTCGGTGCACGCGTACCACCGCGCCACCAACGCCGACTACCGCGGCAGCGGCTTCGACCGCGGCCAcctcgccgccgccgccaacCACCGCTGGAGCCAGAAGGCCATGGACGACACCTTCTACCTGAGCAACGTCGCGCCCCAG gtgccccacctcaaCCAGAATGCTTGGAACAACCTGGAAAAGTACAGCCGCAGCTTGACCCGCACCTACCAAAATGTCTATGTGTGCACAGGGCCGCTCTTCCTGCCCAG GACGGAGGCTGACGGGAAGTCCTATGTGAAGTATCAGGTCATCGGGAAGAACCACGTGGCGGTGCCCACCCACTTCTTCAAGGTGCTGATCCTGGAGGCCGCAGGCGGGCAAATCGAACTCCGCTCCTACGTGATGCCCAACGCTCCCGTGGACGAGGCGGTTCCGCTGGAGCGCTTCCTGGTGCCCATCGAGAGCATTGAGCGGGCCTCGGGGCTGCTCTTCGTGCCAAATATTCTGGCACGGGCAGGCAGCCTAAAGGCCGTCACTGCAGGCAGCAAGTGA
- the TBC1D13 gene encoding TBC1 domain family member 13 isoform X2 — MIIQPGIAKANMGVSREDVTFEDHPLNPNPDSRWNTYFKDNEVLLQIDKDVRRLCPDISFFQRATEYPCLLILDPQNEFETLRKRVEQTTLKSQTVARNRSGVTNMCSPHKNSTPSSLNEYEVLPNGCEAHWEVVERILFIYAKLNPGIAYVQGMNEIVGPLYYTFATDPNSEWKEHAEADTFFCFTNLMAEIRDNFIKSLDDSQCGITYKMEKVYSTLKDKDMELYLKLQEQNIKPQFFAFRWLTLLLSQEFLLPDVIRIWDSLFADDNRFDFLLLVCCAMLILIREQLLEGDFTVNMRLLQDYPITDVCQILQKAKELQDSK, encoded by the exons ATGATTATCCAACCTGGCATTGCCAAGGCCAACATGGGTGTGTCCAGGGAGGATGTGACCTTTGAGGACCAT CCACTCAACCCCAACCCCGACAGCCGCTGGAACACATACTTCAAGGACAACGAGGTGCTGCTGCAAATCGACAAAGACGTCCG GAGGTTGTGCCCAGATATATCTTTCTTCCAGAGAGCCACCGAGTACCCCTGCCTCCTTATCCTGGACCCCCAGAATGAGTTTGAGACCCTTCGTAAACGGGTGGAACAGACGACGCTGAAATCGCAGACAGTGGCCCGGAACCGGAGCGGAGTCACAAAT ATGTGCTCCCCACACAAGAACTCCACGCCCTCTTCCCTGAACGAGTATGAGGTGCTGCCCAACGGCTGCGAGGCCCACTGGGAGGTGGTGGAGCGCATCCTGTTCATCTACGCCAAGCTCAATCCCGGCATCGCTTACGTGCAGGGCATGAACGAGATCGTGGGGCCCCTCTACTATACCTTTGCCACCGACCCCAACAGCGAGTGGAAAG AGCACGCCGAGGCGGACACCTTTTTCTGCTTCACCAACCTCATGGCTGAGATCCGGGACAACTTCATCAAGAGCCTGGATGACTCACAGTGTGGCATCACCTACAAGATGGAAAAGGTGTACTCCACCTTGAAGGATAAAGACATGGAACTCTACCTGAAACTG CAAGAGCAGAACATCAAGCCCCAGTTCTTTGCCTTCCGCTGGCTGACACTGCTGCTGTCCCAGGAGTTCTTGCTGCCTGACGTCATCCGTATCTGGGACTCCCTCTTCGCCGACGACAACCGCTTCGACTTCCTCCTCCTGGTGTGCTGTGCCATGCTCAT ACTGATCCGGGAGCAGCTGCTGGAAGGGGACTTCACCGTAAACATGCGGCTCCTGCAG GATTACCCCATCACAGATGTCTGCCAGATCCTTCAGAAAGCCAAGGAACTCCAAGACTCCAAGTAG